One Fusarium falciforme chromosome 12, complete sequence DNA window includes the following coding sequences:
- a CDS encoding Alpha-galactosidase, producing the protein MTRSIIHPVPESQKTDPIVVNGPSFALNGTNVSYRFHVDSTSGDLVQDHFGDHVTEDPVAEPTAVLGGWSLQDHLRREFPDLGRGDFRAPAVQIKQAKGYTVSDFRYKSHSVVNGKPALDGLPCTFGQDDEVSTLVIRLWDSYSSVAADLSYSIFPKHDAIVRSVKITNQSDEEVTIEKLASISVDLPHREYEMLQLKGEWSRECTRIRRKVDYGSQGFGSRTGYSSHFNNPFLSLVSSETTESHGEAWGFSLIYTGSFEVEVEKSPQGITRALVGMNPDQLSWPLKPGDSLQSPECVSVFSNAGIGGMSRKFHRLYRQHLIKSKFVNEPRPALLNSWEGLYFNFNEDTIYRLAQASAELGVKLFVLDDGWFGDKYPRVNDKAGLGDWIVNPKRFPNGLKPLADKVNELQAAGSKENLKFGLWFEPEMISQKSALYDEHPDWALHAGNYPRTETRSQLVLNVALPEVQEYIINSVANVLDSVPISYVKWDNNRAMHETPAPANYHAYILGMYRVFDTLTSRFPDVLWEGCGAGGGRFDAGILQYFPQVWTSDNTDGLDRIQIQFGTSLVYPASTMGAHVSAVPNEITGRTTPIRFRAHVAMMGGSFGLELDPDAIPAEEKAQIPELIALAEKINPIIIRGDMWRLNLPETSNHPAALFISKDGSQAVLFAFQVRATTVHNYSFIRLQGLDPSAKYRLDGEGTFSGATLMNGGIQYRFKSDYESKVVLIERV; encoded by the exons ATGACACGATCCATTATCCATCCGGTCCCGGAGAGTCAGAAGACTGATC CAATCGTGGTGAATGGACCTTCGTTTGCGCTCAACGGAACCAACGTCTCGTACAGGTTCCACGTTGATAGCACTTCGGGAGATCTCGTCCAGGATCACTTTGGTGACCATGTGACGGAAGATCCCGTGGCAGAACCCACCGCCGTCCTCGGAGGATGGTCATTGCAAGATCATCTTAGACGCGAATTTCCAGATCTCGGCCGAGGAGACTTCCGAGCACCGGCTGTCCAGATCAAGCAGGCCAAGGGCTACACGGTATCTGATTTCAGATACAAGTCTCACAGCGTTGTCAACGGCAAGCCTGCCCTGGATGGTCTGCCCTGTACATTTGGTCAAGATGACGAGGTATCAACACTGGTGATCCGCCTCTGGGACAGCTACAGTTCGGTTGCTGCAGATTTGTCGTACTCGATATTTCCCAAGCATGATGCCATTGTGCGAAGTGTCAAGATCACAAACCAGAGCGATGAGGAGGTAACCATTGAGAAGCTGGCAAGCATCAGCGTTGATCTACCTCATCGTGAATATGAAATGCTTCAGCTCAAGGGCGAGTGGTCACGAGAGTGCACAAGAATTCGGCGAAAGGTTGATTATGGATCGCAAGG CTTTGGGAGTAGGACCGGCTACTCATCACACTTCAACAACCCCTTCCTTTCTCTGGTATCTTCAGAGACAACAGAGTCACACGGCGAGGCTTGGGGATTCTCTCTTATCTATACCGGATCTTTCGAagtcgaggttgagaagagTCCTCAGGGCATAACACGCGCCTTGGTCGGAATGAACCCCGACCAACTTTCATGGCCCCTTAAGCCTGGCGACTCGCTGCAATCCCCAGAGTGCGTCTCGGTGTTCTCAAATGCGGGGATTGGCGGCATGTCGCGCAAGTTCCATCGTCTTTATCGCCAGCATCTCATCAAGAGCAAGTTTGTCAACGAGCCTCGGCCAGCTCTTCTCAACAGCTGGGAGGGGTTGTACTTTAACTTCAACGAGGACACCATCTACCGACTTGCGCAAGCATCTGCAGAGTTAGGCGTGAAGCTCTTTGTGTTGGACGACGGTTGGTTCGGAGACAAGTACCCTCGAGTCAACGACAAGGCTGGTCTAGGAGACTGGATCGTGAACCCCAAGAGATTTCCAAATGGTCTGAAGCCTCTAGCCGACAAGGTCAACGAGCTTCAGGCTGCAGGCTCCAAGGAAAATCTCAAGTTTGGCCTTTGGTTTGAGCCTGAGATGATCAGCCAAAAGTCTGCTCTTTACGACGAACACCCCGATTGGGCCTTGCATGCTGGAAACTACCCTCGAACAGAGACTCGCAGCCAGCTTGTGTTGAATGTGGCTCTTCCTGAAGTCCAGGAATACATCATCAACTCTGTCGCCAATGTCCTTGACAGTGTCCCCATTAGCTACGTCAAGTGGGATAACAACCGGGCCATGCACGAGACTCCGGCACCTGCCAATTACCATGCCTATATACTCGGCATGTATCGTGTCTTTGACACATTGACTTCTAGATTCCCTGACGTCCTCTGGGAAGGCTGCGGAGCCGGTGGCGGCAGATTCGACGCTGGTATCTTGCAATACTTCCCCCAAGTCTGGACGTCTGATAACACAGATGGTCTTGACCGGATTCAAATCCAGTTTGGCACATCGCTGGTTTACCCAGCATCGACAATGGGGGCACATGTTTCTGCTGTACCCAACGAAATTACAGGACGCACAACTCCCATCCGATTCAGAGCCCACGTCGCCATGATGGGAGGATCATTCGGTCTGGAGCTCGATCCTGATGCCATCCCCGCAGAAGAGAAGGCTCAGATTCCAGAACTGATTGCCCTTGCCGAAAAGATCAACCCCATTATCATTCGAGGAGACATGTGGAGATTGAACCTCCCAGAGACGTCCAACCATCCCGCTGcactcttcatctccaaggaTGGAAGTCAAGCTGTGCTGTTTGCGTTCCAGGTTCGGGCCACGACTGTGCACAACTACTCCTTCATTCGCCTGCAGGGGCTTGATCCTTCTGCAAAGTATAGGCTTGATGGAGAGGGGACGTTCTCGGGAGCGACTTTGATGAATGGTGGCATTCAGTATCGGTTCAAGTCTGACTATGAGAGTAAGGTGGTCTTGATAGAGAGGGTATAG